Proteins co-encoded in one Populus trichocarpa isolate Nisqually-1 chromosome 10, P.trichocarpa_v4.1, whole genome shotgun sequence genomic window:
- the LOC7464585 gene encoding type II inositol polyphosphate 5-phosphatase 15 isoform X2, with protein sequence MDPNDDVFFSVHSPSSQINNNDDSSSSSPPVRTPKIFDRYISSSISSPSSSDYEDDLQPSNSISSLEASTKRLDYMIQFLDRKLSNNTTTNTSNNDSVSHTHKTLGLPEFIGKGGGAGIFRVPVRAAVHPDRPPSLEIRPHPLRESQIGRVLRTIVTTENQLWGGRENGAVQVWELKEMYGGSDETAPCEESVALTSGSGVTCLIGDEGSRVVWSGHIDGRIRCWKMDPGPDSDSSRVREVLSWAAHRGPVMSMIMTCYGDLWSGSEGGVIKIWPWEALEKAFSFTAEERHMAALLVERSFIDPRNQVTANGLSNVLNSDVKHLLSDNSTAKVWSAGFLSFALWDARTRELLKMFNIDGQIERLDMLSGQDLVIEDEIKMKIVSGSKKEKMQPSFGFFQRSRNAIMGAADAVRRVASKGGFGDDNRRTEALIITRDGMIWTGCANGSLVQWDGNGNRLQDFHYHSVAVQCLCTFGLRIWVGYASGTVQVLDLEGNLLGGWVAHSSPVIKLAVGAGYVFTLANHGGIRGWNVMSPGPLDNILRSELAGKEFLYTRIENLKILTGTWNVAQGKASQDSLVSWLGSAAGDAGIVVVGLQEVEMGAGVLAMSAAKETVGLEGSSVGQWWLDMVGKTLDEGSTFERVGSRQLAGLLIAMWVRNSLKAHVGDVDAAAVPCGFGRAIGNKGAVGLRIRVYDRVMCFVNCHFAAHLEAVNRRNADFDHVYRTMTFGRPSNFFGAAAAGTSSAAQMLRGANVMGANYSPEGIPELSEADMVIFLGDFNYRLDGISYDEARDFVSQRCFDWLREKDQLRTEMGAGNVFQGMREAVIRFPPTYKFEKHQPGLAGYDSGEKKRVPAWCDRVLYRDSRSAHVSECSLDCPVVSSISQYDACMDVTDSDHKPVRCIFSIDIAKVDESVRRQEFGDIMKSNEEIRYIIDELCKIPETIVSTNNIILQNQDTTILRITNKCGENYALFEIICEGQSIIDEDGQASDHHPRGSYGFPQWLEVTPAAGIIKPDHIAEVSIHLEDFPTVEVFVDGAPQNSWCEDTRDKEAMLVVKVQASYNTNETKNHRIRVRHCCSSQTAQLGTRPNGSGQIQGNLLRRADYQHLSSSYDMVNHLRNLHSP encoded by the exons ATGGACCCAAACGACGACGTTTTCTTCTCCGTTCACTCTCCATCTTCCCAAATCAACAACAACGATGATTCTTCTTCGTCTTCACCTCCGGTCCGAACGCCCAAGATCTTCGACCGTTACATTTCCTCCTCAATCTCATCACCATCCTCATCCGACTACGAGGACGATTTACAGCCCTCCAACTCCATCTCCTCCTTGGAAGCCTCCACTAAACGCCTCGATTACATGATCCAATTCCTCGACCGCAAACTCTCCAACAACACCACAACCAATACCTCAAACAACGACAGTGTTTCCCACACACACAAAACTCTCGGTTTACCCGAATTCATCGGCAAAGGAGGAGGAGCCGGAATTTTCCGTGTCCCGGTTCGAGCTGCGGTTCACCCAGACCGTCCACCGAGTCTCGAAATTCGGCCACATCCATTGAGAGAATCTCAAATTGGTCGGGTTTTGAGAACGATTGTAACCACCGAGAATCAACTATGGGGTGGGAGAGAAAACGGTGCCGTTCAGGTCTGGGAATTGAAGGAAATGTACGGTGGGAGTGATGAAACGGCGCCGTGCGAGGAGTCTGTGGCTTTGACTTCGGGTTCCGGTGTTACGTGTTTGATTGGCGATGAAGGGAGTCGAGTTGTTTGGAGTGGGCATATAGATGGCAGAATCCGGTGTTGGAAAATGGATCCAGGTCCGGATTCGGATTCAAGTCGGGTCAGGGAGGTCTTGTCTTGGGCCGCACATCGTGGGCCAGTCATGTCCATGATCATGACTTGCTATG GGGATTTGTGGTCGGGATCGGAGGGCGGAGTTATTAAGATATGGCCATGGGAAGCGCTGGAAAAGGCCTTTTCATTCACGGCTGAAGAGAGGCACATGGCTGCATTGTTAGTGGAGAGGTCATTTATTGATCCAAGGAACCAAGTGACTGCGAATGGATTAAGCAATGTGTTGAACTCCGATGTTAAACACTTGCTTTCAGATAACTCTACGGCTAAAGTATGGAGTGCTGGGTTCTTGTCGTTTGCATTGTG ggaTGCTCGCACAAGGGAGTTGCTGAAAATGTTTAATATAGATGGTCAGATTGAAAGACTGGACATGTTGTCAGGACAGGACCTTGTCATTGAAGATGAGATCAAGATGAAAATTGTTTCTGGttcaaagaaagagaaaatgcaACCTTCATTTGGTTTCTTTCAGCGTTCACGCAATGCTATAATGGGAGCAGCTGATGCTGTTCGTCGAGTTGCTTCTAAAGGTGGCTTTGGAGATGATAATAGGAGAACTGAAGCGCTGATAATAACAAGAGATGGAATGATTTGGACTGGGTGTGCAAACGGCTCACTTGTGCAATGGGATGGAAATGGCAATCGTTTGCAAGATTTCCATTATCATTCTGTGGCTGTTCAGTGCTTGTGTACATTTGGTTTGCGAATATGGGTTGGTTATGCAAGTGGTACTGTTCAGGTATTAGACCTTGAGGGCAATCTGCTTGGAGGATGGGTGGCACACAGCAGTCCAGTTATAAAATTGGCTGTTGGAGCCGGCTATGTTTTCACCCTGGCTAATCATGGCGGTATACGCGGATGGAATGTCATGTCTCCAGGACCCCTTGACAATATATTGCGATCAGAGTTAGCTGGAAAAGAATTTTTGTATACAAGGATagagaatttaaaaatattgactGGTACATGGAATGTAGCACAAGGAAAAGCTTCACAAGACTCACTTGTGTCCTGGTTAGGTTCTGCTGCTGGGGATGCTGGCATTGTTGTTGTTGGGTTGCAAGAAGTTGAAATGGGTGCTGGTGTGCTTGCAATGTCTGCGGCAAAGGAAACT GTTGGACTGGAGGGCAGTTCTGTCGGGCAGTGGTGGCTAGACATGGTTGGCAAAACATTGGATGAAGGGTCAACGTTTGAACGTGTTGGTTCAAGGCAGCTAGCAGGCTTGCTGATTGCCATGTG GGTTAGAAATAGTCTTAAAGCTCATGTGGGGGATGTTGATGCTGCCGCAGTTCCATGTGGCTTTGGACGTGCAATTGGTAATAAG GGTGCTGTTGGTTTGAGGATTAGGGTATATGATCGGGTAATGTGCTTTGTTAATTGCCACTTTGCAGCACATTTAGAAGCGGTTAATCGTCGGAATGCTGATTTTGACCATGTATATCGGACTATGACCTTTGGCCGACCATCTAATTTCTTCGGTGCTGCAGCTG CTGGCACTTCATCTGCAGCCCAAATGCTTCGCGGTGCAAAT GTTATGGGTGCTAACTACTCTCCAGAAGGAATACCCGAGTTATCAGAGGCAGACATGGTTATATTTCTTGGTGATTTTAATTATCGGCTTGATGGTATATCTTATGATGAAGCAAGGGATTTTGTATCTCAGAGATGCTTTGATTGGCTTAGAGAAAAGGACCAGCTCCGCACAGAAATGGGAGCTGGAAATGTGTTCCAAGGAATGCGTGAAGCAGTTATTAGATTTCCTCCCACATACAAGTTTGAAAAGCACCAACCTGGTTTAGCAG GGTATGATTCAGGTGAAAAGAAGCGCGTCCCTGCCTGGTGTGACAGAGTGCTATATCGTGATAGCCGGTCAGCTCATGTATCTGAATGCAGCTTAGACTGTCCTGTTGTCTCTTCGATATCACA GTATGATGCCTGCATGGATGTGACCGACAGTGATCACAAGCCTGTTCGTTGCATATTCAGTATTGATATTGCAAAAGTTGACGAGTCAGTGAGGAGACAAGAGTTTGGAGACATTATGAAATCAAATGAGGAAATTAGATACATAATTGATGAACTATGCAAGATTCCAGAAACCATTGTAAGCACGAACAACATAATCCTTCAAAACCAGGATACAACCATCTTGCGTATCACAAATAAATGCGGGGAAAATTATGCTTTGTTCGAAATTATTTGTGAAGGCCAGTCAATAATTGATGAAGATGGACAAGCATCAGATCATCATCCAAGAGGTTCCTATGGCTTTCCCCAATGGCTTGAG GTCACTCCAGCTGCTGGCATAATCAAACCAGACCATATTGCCGAGGTGTCGATTCATCTTGAAGATTTCCCCACCGTGGAGGTTTTTGTTGATGGTGCCCCTCAGAATTCATGGTGTGAAGACACCAGGGACAAGGAAGCTATGTTGGTGGTGAAAGTTCAAGCTAGTTACAACACAAATGAGACCAAAAATCATCGGATTCGTGTGCGTCACTGCTGTTCATCGCAAACAGCACAACTTGGCACAAGACCAAATGGCTCGGGGCAAATCCAAGGAAATCTTCTCCGCCGGGCTGATTACCAACATCTTAGCAGTTCCTATGACATGGTTAATCACCTGCGCAATTTGCACAGTCCATAA